One genomic segment of Zymoseptoria tritici IPO323 chromosome 5, whole genome shotgun sequence includes these proteins:
- a CDS encoding Hsp70 family protein gives MADEVYDGAIGIDLGTTYSCVANYEGAGVEIIANEQGSFTTPSFVSFTAEERLIGEAAKNQAAMNPINTVFDVKRLIGRRFDDPTVKKDIESWPFKVIDDGEGQPKVQVEYLGETKTFSAQEISAMVLGKMKEIAEVKLGKKVSKAVITVPAYFNDNQRQATKDAGAISGLNVLRIINEPTAAAIAYGLGSGKSDKERNVLIYDLGGGTFDVSLLHIQGGVFTVKATAGDTHLGGQDFDTNLLEHFKKEFTKKTKKDLSSDPRALRRLRTACERAKRTLSNGTQTTVEIDSLFDGEDFNANITRARFEDINGKAFNGTIQPVEQVLKDAQIEKSKVDEIVLVGGSTRIPRIQKLLSDFFNGKKLEKSINPDEAVAYGAAVQAGILSGKATSADTADLLLLDVVPLSLGVAMEGNIFAPVVPRGTSVPNIKKRTFTTVSDNQQTVQFPVYQGERVNCEDNTSLGEFTLSPIPPMKAGDAVLECVFEVDVNGILKVTATEKTSGRSANITISNSVGKLNSAEIEKMINDAEQFKTSDEAFTKKFESRQQLESYISRVEDIVSDPTMSMKLKRGQKEKIESALSDAMAQLEIEDSTSDDLKKKELALKRVVTKAMSTR, from the exons ATGGCGGACGAAGTTTACGATGGTGCCATTGGCATCGATCTCG GAACCACCTACTCATGTGTGGCCAACTATGAGGGCGCTGGCGTTGAGATCA TCGCCAACGAGCAAGGAAGCTTCACCACACCATCTTTCGTCTCTTTCACCGCGGAGGAGCGTCTGATCGGTGAAGCCGCGAAGAATCAGGCTGCGATGAACCCAATCAACACCGTCTTCGATGTCAA GCGTCTTATCGGCCGGAGGTTCGACGACCCCACCGTCAAGAAGGATATCGAGTCGTGGCCATTCAAGGTCATTGACGATGGTGAGGGCCAGCCAAAGGTCCAGGTCGAGTACCTCGGCGAGACCAAGACCTTCTCCGCTCAGGAGATCTCCGCCATGGTCCTCGGAAAG ATGAAGGAAATCGCTGAGGTCAAGCTCGGCAAGAAGGTTTCCAAGGCCGTCATCACCGTTCCCGCATACTTCAACGACAACCAGAGGCAAGCTACCAAGGACGCCGGTGCCATCTCTGGCCTCAACGTTCTCCGTATCATCAACGAGCCTACCGCTGCCGCTATCGCCTACGGTCTCGGATCCGGAAAGTCTGACAAGGAGCGCAACGTCCTGATCTACGATCTTGGTGGTGGCACTTTCGATGTGTCGCTTCTCCACATCCAGGGTGGTGTCTTCACCGTCAAGGCTACCGCTGGTGACACTCACTTGGGTGGTCAGGACTTCGATACCAACCTCCTCGAGCACTTCAAAAAGGAATTCACCAAAAAAACTAAGAAAG ACCTCTCCAGCGACCCGCGCGCCCTCCGCCGTCTCCGAACCGCTTGCGAGCGTGCGAAGCGTACCCTGTCCAATGGAACCCAGACCACCGTCGAGATCGACTCCCTcttcgacggcgaggacttcAACGCCAACATCACCCGTGCTCGTTTCGAGGACATCAACGGCAAGGCTTTTAACGGCACTATCCAGCCTGTTGAGCAGGTCCTGAAGGATGCTCAGATCGAGAAGAGCAAGGTTGACGAGATCGTGCTTGTTGGTGGCTCCACCCGTATTCCCCGGATACAGAAGCTTCTCAGCGACTTCTTCAACGGCAAGAAGCTTGAGAAGAGCATCAACCCCGACGAGGCTGTTGCCTACGGTGCCGCCGTCCAGGCTGGTATTCTCTCCGGCAAGGCGACGAGTGCCGACACAGCAGATCTCCTGCTTCTCGATGTGGTCCCGCTTTCTCTCGGTGTCGCCATGGAGGGC AACATCTTCGCCCCAGTTG TGCCCCGTGGTACCTCCGTTCCCAACATCAAGAAGCGCACGTTCACGACCGTTTCCGATAACCAACAGACCGTCCAGTTCCCTGTCTACCAGGGTGAGCGTGTGAACTGCGAGGACAACACCTCCCTCGGAGAGTTCACTCTTTCGCCAATCCCACCGATGAAGGCTGGAGACGCCGTCCTCGAGTGTGTgttcgaggtcgatgtcaACGGTATCCTGAAGGTCACCGCCACCGAGAAGACCTCCGGCCGCAGCGCCAACATCACCATCTCCAACTCCGTCGGCAAGCTCAACAGCGCCGAGATTGAGAAGATGATCAACGACGCCGAGCAGTTCAAGACCAGCGATGAGGCTTTCACCAAGAAGTTTGAGTCCCGCCAGCAGCTCGAGAGCTACATCAGCAGAGTTGAGGACATTGTCTCCGACCCCACGATGAGCATGAAGCTCAAGCGTGgccagaaggagaagattgAGAGCGCCCTCTCTGATGCGATGGCCCAGCTCGAGATTGAGGACTCCACCAGCGACGAcctcaagaagaaggagctcgcACTCAAGCGTGTCGTCACAAAG GCCATGTCCACCCGCTAA